A single window of Pyrus communis chromosome 10, drPyrComm1.1, whole genome shotgun sequence DNA harbors:
- the LOC137747545 gene encoding uncharacterized protein produces MPRPGPRPYECVRRAWHSDRHQPMRGSIIQQIFRVVNEVHSSVTKKNKEWQEKLPLVVLRAEEIMYSKANSEAEYMNLDTLWDRANDAVNTIIRRDEGTETGELLPPCVEAALNLGCTPVRASRSQRHSNPRSYLTPRAQDPASTPARVLDKTTDEQRPQFSPHHSSNQLNFTKALNVSSVHLVPESYGRINQSTNLTSPLNYPFALENFPAGHNQLATLSTNNPLNLGSVYPLYYGTHHQPQKLQVGHQASENTHSMTIHVGTPIVTSVVEPIKQNLFSSQGAENVSHGFTQEVMDTQEKPRETECDLSLTLGPALHPSTQRSLASEMEDFGSINSQEWGKLNDFSSPRSKEICFFPTKTAYDRFESTSSMWNSESGRSSEATIRKRKAPFSTNEEDRQFCWQPDVIPNRFTGRTTGPGL; encoded by the exons ATGCCTAGGCCGGGCCCGAGGCCGTATGAGTGTGTCCGGCGAGCTTGGCATAGCGATAGGCACCAACCCATGAGAGGTTCCATCATTCAGCAGATTTTCAG GGTCGTCAATGAGGTTCACAGCTCCGTAACGAAGAAGAACAAGGAATGGCAAGAGAAGCTGCCTTTGGTGGTGTTAAGAGCAGAGGAAATTATGTATTCCAAAGCCAATTCTGAG GCTGAGTACATGAATCTCGACACGCTATGGGACAGAGCAAATGACGCGGTTAACACGATTATCCGGCGAGATGAGGGCACTGAAACCGGGGAGCTTCTGCCGCCGTGTGTCGAAG CTGCCCTTAATCTGGGTTGCACTCCAGTAAGAGCTTCGAGAAGCCAACGCCACAGTAATCCGAGGAGTTACCTCACTCCAAGAGCTCAAGACCCCGCATCTACCCCTGCTAGGGTTTTGGATAAAACTACAGATGAACAGCGCCCTCAGTTTTCTCCGCATCACTCTAGCAATCAATTGAACTTTACAAAAGCCTTGAATGTGAGTTCTGTGCATTTGGTCCCAGAATCTTACGGCCGCATCAACCAAAGTACTAACCTCACTAGCCCTCTGAATTACCCTTTTGCACTTGAGAATTTTCCTGCCGGCCATAACCAGTTAGCAACACTGTCAACCAACAATCCCTTGAACTTGGGTTCAGTATATCCATTATATTATGGAACTCACCATCAACCCCAAAAGCTCCAGGTCGGTCATCAGGCTTCAGAAAATACACATTCTATGACTATACATGTTGGTACTCCAATTGTTACATCAGTTGTGGAGCCTATAAAGCAGAACCTTTTCTCCTCTCAAGGTGCTGAAAATGTGTCACACGGATTCACACAAGAAGTCATGGACACCCAGGAGAAGCCACGAGAAACGGAATGTGATTTATCGTTGACGCTGGGTCCTGCTCTCCACCCATCTACTCAAAGAAGCTTGGCCAGTGAAATGGAAGATTTTGGTTCAATAAATTCTCAAGAGTGGGGAAAGTTAAATGATTTTTCTTCACCGAGAAGTAAGGAAATCTGTTTCTTTCCCACAAAGACTGCTTATGATCGCTTTGAGTCCACTTCCAGTATGTGGAATTCAGAGAGCGGTCGGAGTTCTGAGGCAACTATAAGGAAGCGCAAGGCACCTTTTAGTACCAATGAGGAAGATAGACAATTTTGCTGGCAACCAGATGTCATTCCCAACAGGTTTACTGGTCGAACTACAGGGCCTGGTTTGTAG
- the LOC137747547 gene encoding umecyanin-like, with protein MVSQKGLIGCLLLIVVALWKGATAETYTVGDDLGWTIPPAGSVAYSTWANAKRFQIGDTIEFKWSGEHRVAEVTQADYDSCSKDNPLGFYDSSPTRIVLTSNLTRYFICTEDSHCSRLGQKVTIRIGGDYSSSGDNDDDDHWWEWNGASSLSLNIVALILCTALVISFLSFN; from the exons ATGGTGAGTCAAAAGGGATTGATCGGTTGCTTGCTTCTTATTGTAGTGGCCTTGTGGAAGGGTGCCACAGCTGAAACCTACACTGTTGGGGATGATTTAGGCTGGACTATTCCTCCAGCTGGCTCTGTTGCCTATTCCACCTGGGCTAACGCAAAGAGATTTCAGATTGGTGATACAATAG AATTCAAATGGAGCGGGGAACACAGAGTAGCTGAAGTAACACAGGCTGATTACGATAGCTGCTCAAAGGACAACCCTCTTGGTTTCTATGATTCCAGCCCTACAAGAATTGTACTGACGTCCAACTTGACCCGTTACTTCATATGCACGGAAGATAGTCACTGCAGTAGATTAGGGCAGAAGGTGACTATCAGAATTGGAGGAGATTATTCTTCATCAGGAGATAACGATGATGATGATCATTGGTGGGAATGGAACGGCGCTTCTTCTCTCAGCCTTAATATTGTTGCCCTAATCCTCTGCACTGCACTAGTCATCTCCTTCCTTAGCTTTAACTAA
- the LOC137748260 gene encoding uclacyanin 1-like, protein MARNTNMAFFAAMAAAALLMSSAAAATTYQVGDGLGWVVPPGGAAAYATWAANKTFVVGDTLVFTFTSGSHDVAEVTKAAFDACNVTSPITLETASPTNITLSSSGEHYYICTFAGHCSAGQKLSINVNGASSPAPAPSTTPPPPPSPPASVPAPAPSTTSPPPSPSPPTSVPAPAPSTSTPTPAASPAPTPSSTRAPVNWTVGNNSGWNVLPLGSYQTWAANKTFLVGDTLVFNYLNGTHDVAVVTKANYDSCNTSNTLALFRNPPTRITLNTTGENFFICTFTGHCAGGQKLAINVTAGSTTATPPSSTATPPSSSATPPGSSATPPSGTPTTPTTPSSPTPEGAAAPPNAAASLGAAGLSATFLSIALALLF, encoded by the exons ATGGCAAGGAACACAAACATGGCGTTTTTCGCAGCAATGGCAGCGGCCGCTTTGCTAATGAGCTCGGCGGCAGCGGCAACTACTTACCAAGTGGGCgatgggttgggttgggttgtcCCTCCCGGTGGTGCCGCAGCTTATGCTACATGGGCTGCCAACAAAACCTTCGTTGTCGGCGACACTCTTG TATTCACATTTACGAGCGGAAGTCATGACGTGGCGGAAGTGACAAAGGCAGCTTTTGATGCTTGCAATGTAACTAGTCCCATTACTTTGGAGACTGCCAGCCCTACAAATATCACTCTTAGCTCTTCAGGGGAGCATTACTACATCTGCACCTTCGCTGGCCATTGCAGTGCCGGTCAGAAATTGTCCATCAATGTGAACGGAGCTTCTTCTCCGGCTCCGGCTCCAAGTactactcctcctcctccaccttcaCCACCGGCCTCTGTTCCAGCACCGGCTCCAAGTACTACCTCTCCTCCCCCTTCACCTTCACCACCGACCTCTGTTCCGGCACCGGCTCCGAGTACTAGTACTCCTACCCCTGCTGCTTCCCCAGCACCAACACCAAGCTCCACAAGAGCACCTGTCAATTGGACCGTTGGCAACAACTCCGGATGGAACGTCCTCCCTCTAGGCTCTTACCAAACTTGGGCTGCTAACAAGACCTTTTTGGTTGGTGACACTCTAG TGTTCAACTATTTGAACGGAACACACGACGTGGCAGTGGTGACCAAGGCAAACTACGACTCATGCAACACCAGCAACACCCTCGCTCTGTTCAGGAACCCACCAACGAGAATCACTCTCAACACCACCGGCGAGAATTTCTTCATCTGCACTTTCACCGGCCACTGTGCCGGAGGCCAAAAGCTTGCCATCAATGTCACCGCCGGCAGCACCACCGCCACGCCACCTTCCTCCACCGCCACTCCTCCAAGCAGTAGTGCCACCCCTCCAGGCTCTAGTGCCACCCCTCCATCTGGAACTCCAACCACCCCAACTACTCCGTCGTCACCGACACCTGAAGGTGCAGCAGCACCACCAAATGCAGCAGCTTCTCTCGGCGCCGCTGGCCTTTCCGCTACCTTTTTGTCCATTGCTCTAGCTTTGTTGTTTTAG
- the LOC137748856 gene encoding blue copper protein-like codes for MGKELSIAILAIAVVGLLHSTAAMETHVVGDKIGWVVPPGGQYAYASWAAVHHFAVGDLLVFNFTNGDQDVARVTREAFDNCNSTDPITLETTSPANFTLNTTGEYYFIGTKDKHCELGQKLAINVTAEHGSPAPSPAPRGPVTYVVGDQLGWLVPGDEQAYAAWAYFKTFIVGDTLVFHFVNGTQDDVALVTKPAYENCTTNSTIAVYTNSPVNILLNTSGEHFFISTYDRHCLLGQKLAINVTSRTAQPPSGSIAPSSPTTHGTSGPGAAHAPFSSAPSRISSGYFTFLFIAVAAFFY; via the exons ATGGGAAAAGAACTCTCCATAGCCATTCTAGCCATAGCAGTGGTTGGTCTGCTTCACTCCACAGCAGCAATGGAAACCCATGTGGTTGGAGACAAAATCGGGTGGGTGGTTCCTCCCGGCGGTCAATACGCTTATGCAAGCTGGGCCGCCGTGCACCATTTCGCCGTTGGTGACCTTCTCG TGTTCAACTTTACAAACGGTGACCAAGATGTAGCGAGGGTCACAAGGGAAGCTTTCGACAACTGCAATTCGACAGACCCCATAACCCTTGAAACAACCAGTCCGGCCAACTTCACTTTGAACACCACTGGAGAGTACTATTTCATTGGCACCAAGGACAAGCACTGTGAGTTGGGACAAAAGCTGGCCATCAACGTGACCGCCGAACATGGATCACCTGCTCCAAGCCCTGCACCCAGAGGACCAGTGACTTACGTCGTCGGTGATCAATTGGGTTGGCTTGTACCAGGCGATGAACAGGCTTATGCTGCTTGGGCCTATTTCAAGACTTTCATTGTCGGAGACACTCTAG TTTTCCACTTTGTCAATGGAACACAAGACGATGTGGCTTTGGTGACCAAGCCAGCTTATGAAAACTGCACCACCAACAGCACTATCGCCGTTTACACAAATAGTCCAGTGAATATCCTTCTCAACACCAGCGGTGAGCATTTCTTCATATCCACCTACGATCGCCACTGCCTATTGGGCCAAAAGCTAGCCATTAACGTGACATCAAGGACAGCCCAACCACCATCGGGTTCCATAGCACCTTCCTCGCCTACTACTCACGGCACCAGTGGACCAGGAGCTGCTCATGCTCCATTCAGCTCAGCCCCGTCCAGGATTAGCAGCGGCTACTTCACCTTCTTGTTCATTGCCGTGGCAGCTTTCTTCTATTGA